CTCTCGCTTGACGTGGTGGCATAGCTGCCCCACACGAGCACTCACGCGGTCAACGCCGCAGGGAGGAGAGGCCAGCCATGGACCATATTGGCATCGACGTCCACAAGAAGGACAGCCAGTTCTGTACCCTGGCCGAGGGGGGCGAGCTGATCGAGCAGCGGATCCGCACCGAGCCCGAGCGGTTCGCAGCGGTGCTCGGCGAGCGGCCCCGGGCGCGGATCGTGATCGAGGCCTCGACCGAGAGTGAATGGGTGGCCCGCTGCCTGGAGGGGTTGGGCCACGAGGTCATCGTCGCCGATCCCAACTTCGCGCCCATGTATGCCACGCGCACGCGGAAGGTGAAGACCGACCGGCGGGACGCCCGCGCCCTGGCGGAGGTCTGCCTGCTCGGCGCCTACCGCCGGGCGCATCGGCTCTCCGATCCCCAGCGCCACGTGCGCGGCCGCCTCACCGTCCGTGACGCGGTCGTGCGCACCCGCAGCCGATACATCTCCCTCATCCGCGCGCTCCTCCGCCAGCAGGGCTACCGCGTGCCCTCGGGCAGCGCCGAGGGTTTCCTGCACCGGGTGCGCGCCATGCCCCTGCCCGGCCGCCTGGTCTCCACCATCGCGCCGCTGCTGGCCGTCATGCGGCACCTCAACGCCCAGCTCGCGTACTCCGACGAGACGATCGCGCGCGTGACCGCGCACGATGCGCGCGTCCAGCGCCTGCGCACCGTCCCCAGCGTCGGGCCCGTGACCGCCGCCGCCTTCGTCGCGACCCTCGATGACGCCCAGCGCTTCCGCCACGCGCACCAGGTTGAAGCCTACCTCGGCCTGGTGCCGCGTGAGTACAGCTCCGGTGAGAGCCAGCACCGCGGCCACATCACCAAGGCGGGGCCTCCCCGCATGCGCTGGCTCCTGGTGCAAGTCGCCGTCTCCATCCTGCGGCGCCGGCCGCCGGAGGCGGAGGCCCTCCACGCGTGGGCCCTGCACATTGCGGCGCGGCGCGGCAAGCACATCGCCGTCGTGGCCCTCGCCCGCCGGGTGGCCGGCATCCTCTATGCGCTCCTCCGGGACGGCACGACGTTCGACTCCCAACGCTCGCCCCGACGCGTGGTCACGGCCACGCTCCCAGTCTAAAGGATTGGAGTAGCGCGCGTGACTGTCCCGGTCTCTCGCAGGTTCGACGGGTGGGTGAGCGCGAGTGTCGCCTTGGCCGCCCTCGAGGGCCGTCGCATAGATGGCGCCCCCACCCTTCGAATCCCCTCGTGCGCCGGCGAGCACAATCGCTCGCCCCTGAAGAGCGCGAATAGAAGGATGACGAAACCTCGCGAGACCGGACGCGGCGCGTGCGCGATGCACAGCGGCAAGAACACGGCAGGGCATGGAGGAGGGACATGAGGAGTTGACACGGCCAGCCGCTTCATAGAAGGCGACATAAAGGCCATTCTCAGTCATGGCCCGCCTCGCCCGAGGGTCTTCCCCCCGGGGTCTGCCTTGTCACAGGATCGGCATAATCTTCGACGGCGTTAGGAGGCTACGATCCTCACCCATAGAGCGAAGCAGGCGCCGCGACGGACACAAGTACGGTGGTACCCAACCCACGGATATCAGGATGATCAACCGTCGCAGTTACAGGCTCCGTCTCTGCAGGTGGCTCGAGCAACCACCGTGAAGCCCAACGGCACGCGCGGTCCTCGCGTGATCGTGGCACAGGCTCTCGCCTTGGCACAGCCCGCACTATTCCCGTGGCAGGACCTCGATCAGAATCGCTTCTGGGTCGGCGCCCCAGCGCCAGGGGAGCCCGACACTCCCCAACCCGCGCGTCACCACGAGGAGCGAAGAACGGAATGAAAAGAGTCCTTCATCGAGGCAGAACTGGCTGTGGCGGATAATTGGTGGTCCGTTTGGGAAGCGGATCTGGCCGCCATGAGTGTGGCCTGAGAGGGTTAGGGGCACTCCGTGGCCTTCGGCCTCGTAAAAGTGATCAGGATTGTGGGCTAGGAGCAGATGAGGTGCGCCGTGTTGGGAGACCAGACGCTGCCAGTCGGGCCTGCCGAAGATGAGATCGTCGATGGCGCCGAGGAAACACCGTCCCTGGCCATGCGCGAGCGCCACGGATTCGTTCTTCAACGTCGTGATGCCGATGGAGCTCAGGTCTTTGCGAAGTTCTTCCGGGTCTCCGCCAAAATAGTCATGGTTACCGTAGGCATACCAGGCGCCGAGCGGCGCCCGCGACAGCGGCGCCAAGGCATCGAGAAACGGGCGCACCTCATTCGAATGGCCTGTCACGATGTCTCCTACGATCGTCACGAGGTCAGGCTTGAGCTCCATCAACGACAGAATGAGGTCGGCCAGCGTCTGTGGTTTGAGAAATATGCCGGTATGGATATCTGAGATCAGCAACACCCGAAGCGGATGGAGCTCTCGTGGCCAGCCGGCCGGTGAGACCGACGTTTCGGTCAAAACGAAGCGCCTCTCGAGCAACCAGCTGTACGGATTCCACACTCGGCTCATATGAGGATACAAGAAGCGCGACACGATTATGTCCAGGTTGCGCTCCAATATCTTCACCAAGCCTTTGTTCGGGTTGATCCAGCGCCGCTCCTTGCCAGTCATGAGACGCGCCGGACCTAGTCGTCGTGTTCGGTGAATCGACGCCGATATGTCTGCGTTCATGCCTCAGCGGTCTTCCGTAGGAGAGCGTAGGCAACATAAAGGCCATGATCAGACCGGGCCAGGGCCGGCGGGCACCGACGGCGGGGTGGCTGGCGCCGAGAGAGCCACGCGGAGCGCATCGGTGATCCTGCAGCCGGGCCAGTCATCAACGGCGATCTTGCGCCGGCGCCCGCGGGGCAGTCAAGACGCGTCCTGCAGGGGCAGAGTCCCACCCCGAGGCGGGGAGGGATTACTGGCGGGAGGTGGCTGCAGCGCGCAGGTCGGCCGACGGCGGGGCCGCCCCCGGATAGTCCGCCGGGTGGAGCCGGCCCAGGTGCGCGAGGATCGTGCCCACCACGGCCGGGTCCTCCACCGTGGCGATGCGCCGCAGCGTGGGCACGCGAGCACGTCGATCCCGAAGGCCCGGCGCATCAGGGTGGCCCAGGCCCAGGAGCGCGGGCAGCGTGATGCTCCGCGCTCAACCCGCCGGGCGGCCGCCTCCTCGCTCGCCGGCGACCTGCGAAAACCGACGATCTGCCGGCGCCAGCGAGCATGCGGCGTCAGGACCCCGTGGGAGAGGAGCACGTGCACCTCGGGCCGCGGCGTCAGCGCGGCCAGCTTCTCCAGGAAC
This genomic window from Candidatus Rokuibacteriota bacterium contains:
- a CDS encoding IS110 family transposase, encoding MDHIGIDVHKKDSQFCTLAEGGELIEQRIRTEPERFAAVLGERPRARIVIEASTESEWVARCLEGLGHEVIVADPNFAPMYATRTRKVKTDRRDARALAEVCLLGAYRRAHRLSDPQRHVRGRLTVRDAVVRTRSRYISLIRALLRQQGYRVPSGSAEGFLHRVRAMPLPGRLVSTIAPLLAVMRHLNAQLAYSDETIARVTAHDARVQRLRTVPSVGPVTAAAFVATLDDAQRFRHAHQVEAYLGLVPREYSSGESQHRGHITKAGPPRMRWLLVQVAVSILRRRPPEAEALHAWALHIAARRGKHIAVVALARRVAGILYALLRDGTTFDSQRSPRRVVTATLPV
- a CDS encoding metallophosphoesterase family protein, producing MTGKERRWINPNKGLVKILERNLDIIVSRFLYPHMSRVWNPYSWLLERRFVLTETSVSPAGWPRELHPLRVLLISDIHTGIFLKPQTLADLILSLMELKPDLVTIVGDIVTGHSNEVRPFLDALAPLSRAPLGAWYAYGNHDYFGGDPEELRKDLSSIGITTLKNESVALAHGQGRCFLGAIDDLIFGRPDWQRLVSQHGAPHLLLAHNPDHFYEAEGHGVPLTLSGHTHGGQIRFPNGPPIIRHSQFCLDEGLFSFRSSLLVVTRGLGSVGLPWRWGADPEAILIEVLPRE